In Sphingobacterium sp. PCS056, the following proteins share a genomic window:
- a CDS encoding carboxymuconolactone decarboxylase family protein yields the protein MENRIKIQDVQPAAWKAMYGLSNYLTHTDLSKLHLELIKIRASQINGCAFCIDMHTKDALKNGETTQRIFLLNAWHDTDLFTDEEKTLLAMTEEITLISNDGLTTKTYNQAKLYFSEEVIAQIIMAVVIINSWNRIAISTQMPVKI from the coding sequence ATGGAAAATAGAATTAAAATTCAGGACGTACAACCTGCAGCATGGAAAGCAATGTATGGTTTATCAAATTATTTAACTCATACGGACTTATCAAAATTACATTTGGAACTCATTAAAATCAGAGCTTCGCAAATTAATGGATGTGCTTTTTGTATTGATATGCATACCAAGGATGCTTTAAAGAATGGTGAAACTACTCAACGTATCTTTTTACTTAATGCATGGCATGATACAGATCTTTTTACTGATGAAGAAAAAACCCTGCTTGCAATGACTGAGGAGATAACTTTAATTAGTAACGATGGGTTAACGACTAAAACTTATAATCAAGCCAAGTTGTATTTTTCCGAAGAAGTAATTGCACAGATCATCATGGCAGTGGTAATCATCAATAGCTGGAATCGTATCGCAATTAGCACTCAAATGCCTGTGAAAATTTAA
- a CDS encoding alpha/beta hydrolase family protein, whose protein sequence is MSNTNAQIKGDWTGTLDYQGTAVGIIFHLTETNGVVQGTMDVPLQGAVGIPLTSVTFENNQLALNIEQAGIKYEGTLENSKITGTYSQAGIKLPLVLAKTVITKPGDTTLVSTETQLAELIALDKGNHKYQVADYFAKPKLSSFQLSPNGKYISYREKDDKNKRHVMVKEVKTGKIIRAIEEKDELIRGMGWINDDRLVYVMDQGGNENYHLYAINIDGSNNIDLTPFENVQASILNMLKEQKDYIIIQMNKDNKQVFEPYKVNINTGALEKLFTNEDPANAVVGYDFDKDGNLRGYSKMLNGINTQYFYKPQGTTSFEVFHTTKWDETFNVVSFNYASKNLDEAYVLTNLDSDKSRIVLYDLKNKKIIKEIYSNEEYDANLISLSRKRNWEIDFVGYEGEKVVIKPISETFKKIYSNLDNQFKGYEFSISGKTDQEDQLLVIVQSDKLYGRYYHYDTKSGKATLLVDLMPQLKEEDMAVMRPITFKSRDGLTLHGYITLPKAALDGKRVPLIVNPHGGPQGIRDSWGFNPETQLFASRGYATLQVNFRISGGYGKDFLRAGFKQIGRKAMDDVEDGIQYVIDQGWADKSNVAIYGASHGGYAVLRGLAKTPNLYKAGVDYVGVSNIFTLMSSIPEYWKPYKEMLYEIWYDLDKEDEAAIAKEVSPIFHIDAIKSPLFVVQGANDPRVKIAEADQIVKALRDKGVDVPYMVKYDEGHGFGKEENQIEFYKAMMGFFSKHLH, encoded by the coding sequence ATGTCAAACACGAATGCACAAATTAAAGGTGATTGGACAGGCACTTTAGATTATCAGGGGACCGCTGTCGGTATTATTTTTCATTTGACAGAGACGAATGGGGTGGTTCAAGGTACTATGGATGTTCCTCTTCAGGGAGCTGTCGGTATTCCGTTAACTTCAGTAACTTTTGAAAACAATCAGCTAGCGTTGAATATCGAACAGGCAGGAATCAAGTATGAAGGCACATTGGAGAATAGTAAAATCACTGGCACATATAGTCAAGCTGGTATTAAACTACCTTTGGTTTTAGCTAAAACTGTGATTACTAAGCCTGGGGATACCACATTGGTATCAACCGAAACTCAGTTAGCAGAACTTATCGCCTTAGATAAGGGGAATCATAAGTACCAAGTAGCGGATTATTTTGCTAAACCTAAACTTTCATCTTTTCAATTGTCACCAAATGGCAAGTATATCTCTTATCGTGAAAAGGATGACAAGAATAAACGCCACGTGATGGTTAAGGAAGTCAAAACTGGCAAAATAATTCGTGCGATCGAAGAGAAAGATGAACTTATTCGCGGTATGGGATGGATCAATGACGATCGTTTGGTCTATGTTATGGACCAAGGTGGTAATGAGAACTATCATCTATATGCCATAAATATTGATGGAAGTAATAATATAGATCTGACTCCTTTTGAGAATGTGCAAGCATCCATCTTGAATATGCTTAAAGAGCAAAAAGACTATATTATTATCCAAATGAATAAAGATAATAAGCAAGTATTTGAACCTTACAAAGTAAATATCAATACAGGAGCTTTAGAAAAACTATTTACAAACGAAGACCCTGCAAATGCTGTTGTCGGATATGATTTTGATAAAGATGGTAACCTTCGTGGATATAGCAAAATGCTTAATGGTATCAATACCCAATATTTCTATAAGCCACAAGGAACTACAAGTTTTGAAGTGTTTCATACGACCAAGTGGGATGAGACATTCAATGTAGTCTCTTTCAATTATGCTTCAAAAAATCTTGATGAAGCTTATGTATTGACCAATTTGGATTCTGATAAATCAAGAATTGTGCTGTACGATCTTAAAAATAAGAAAATAATCAAGGAAATTTATTCCAATGAAGAGTATGATGCGAATTTAATTTCGTTATCAAGAAAACGCAATTGGGAGATTGATTTTGTCGGTTACGAAGGTGAAAAAGTTGTAATCAAACCCATAAGCGAAACATTCAAAAAGATATATAGTAACTTAGATAATCAATTTAAAGGTTATGAGTTTTCTATCTCTGGAAAAACAGATCAAGAAGATCAATTACTTGTAATTGTTCAAAGTGATAAATTATATGGACGCTATTACCATTACGACACTAAGAGCGGAAAAGCAACATTATTGGTTGATTTGATGCCACAATTGAAAGAGGAAGATATGGCGGTGATGCGTCCTATCACGTTTAAATCTCGCGATGGTTTAACACTGCATGGATACATTACTTTGCCAAAAGCAGCTCTTGATGGTAAGCGAGTACCTTTGATTGTCAATCCTCATGGAGGACCGCAAGGTATACGCGATAGTTGGGGGTTTAATCCTGAAACTCAGCTTTTCGCAAGTCGTGGATACGCTACTCTTCAGGTCAATTTCCGTATTTCTGGTGGTTATGGAAAGGATTTTCTTCGAGCTGGTTTTAAACAGATTGGACGTAAAGCTATGGATGATGTAGAAGATGGAATACAATATGTCATTGATCAAGGGTGGGCTGACAAAAGCAATGTTGCGATTTATGGCGCAAGTCATGGAGGATATGCCGTGTTACGTGGGCTGGCGAAAACTCCTAACCTATATAAAGCAGGCGTAGACTATGTCGGAGTTTCTAATATTTTTACGTTGATGAGCTCAATTCCTGAATATTGGAAACCGTATAAAGAAATGTTGTATGAGATCTGGTATGATCTGGATAAAGAAGATGAAGCAGCTATAGCAAAAGAAGTTTCTCCAATTTTCCATATTGATGCGATCAAATCACCCTTATTTGTAGTTCAGGGAGCAAATGATCCACGTGTCAAAATTGCCGAGGCAGATCAGATTGTAAAAGCATTGCGTGATAAAGGAGTAGATGTTCCTTATATGGTTAAATATGATGAAGGTCATGGATTTGGTAAAGAGGAGAACCAAATTGAATTTTATAAGGCCATGATGGGATTCTTTAGCAAGCATCTTCATTAA
- a CDS encoding Crp/Fnr family transcriptional regulator: protein MELLLNHIKKYVELNDEQLTHISKSFNIITTAKRELLLNEGEMCTHLYFVVKGCLRMFYADEKGVEQTIQFALENWWMTDIDAFNKRKKSLFSIQALEKTTLIGIHKTDFDFLLSDQPSLEKYFRIIYERAYSASLYRMKYARSSKEDFYYLFCSKYPDFVQRVPQKLLASFLGLTPEYLSELRKKNSKVRS, encoded by the coding sequence ATGGAATTATTATTGAACCATATAAAGAAATATGTTGAATTAAATGATGAGCAGCTAACGCATATAAGTAAGTCCTTTAATATCATAACTACAGCTAAAAGAGAACTACTTTTAAATGAGGGAGAAATGTGTACCCACCTATATTTTGTAGTGAAAGGATGTTTACGGATGTTCTATGCTGATGAGAAAGGGGTGGAACAGACAATACAATTTGCTTTAGAAAATTGGTGGATGACTGATATTGATGCTTTTAATAAGAGAAAAAAATCCTTATTCTCTATCCAAGCTCTAGAAAAAACTACTTTAATAGGGATTCATAAAACTGATTTTGATTTTTTGCTCAGTGATCAACCAAGCTTGGAAAAATATTTTAGAATAATTTATGAAAGGGCATATTCCGCTTCGCTTTACCGTATGAAATATGCTAGATCATCAAAAGAGGACTTCTATTATTTGTTTTGTTCTAAATATCCTGATTTTGTACAACGCGTGCCTCAAAAATTATTAGCTTCATTTTTAGGTCTTACCCCTGAATACCTGAGTGAATTGCGAAAAAAAAATAGTAAAGTTAGGTCCTAA